From Marivirga harenae, one genomic window encodes:
- a CDS encoding PorP/SprF family type IX secretion system membrane protein — translation MKKIIILIVINALSIGLIKAQTNPLLGQYIQNLPAYNPSLAGVNDFLDINAGFRQQWVGFQKAPQTNYLSAYSTLKFDGDKERSEFAQSLKHGVGGFVILQNQGYYRQAEVSFTYAVHVPVFKETYFSLGLSPSFYNNQIDLSDLWVKDQSTDETYQSVMENGYSNTFLHTNFGISLYSPDYYVSYSLMEASELQLSGNEDTKNNISNGRHHIMGGYRFQINKDFDIIPNTFVRLDQARPAFYELGVRSQYQGNLWAGLSYRNDNTLVNMLGIHFKEKYKIGYAFEYKWGEVSQYNSGSHEVVLGIRLFDQNKPGISMW, via the coding sequence ATGAAAAAAATCATCATATTAATCGTAATAAATGCTTTATCAATTGGATTGATAAAGGCACAAACAAACCCTCTGTTGGGTCAATACATTCAAAATTTACCTGCTTATAACCCTTCATTGGCGGGGGTGAATGACTTTCTGGATATTAATGCTGGTTTTCGCCAACAATGGGTTGGTTTTCAAAAAGCGCCACAAACTAATTATCTGAGTGCTTATAGTACCTTGAAGTTTGATGGAGACAAAGAAAGAAGCGAATTTGCACAATCCTTAAAGCATGGAGTCGGAGGATTTGTGATTTTACAAAATCAGGGCTACTATAGACAAGCTGAGGTGTCCTTTACCTATGCTGTTCATGTTCCTGTGTTTAAAGAAACTTATTTTTCCTTGGGTTTGTCGCCAAGTTTTTACAATAATCAAATTGATTTATCGGATTTATGGGTAAAAGATCAGTCAACAGACGAAACTTACCAATCGGTAATGGAAAATGGGTATTCCAATACGTTTTTACACACTAATTTTGGGATTTCTTTGTACTCACCTGATTATTATGTTTCCTATAGTTTAATGGAAGCCTCCGAATTACAACTGAGTGGTAATGAAGATACCAAAAATAATATCAGTAACGGCAGGCATCATATTATGGGAGGTTATCGATTTCAAATTAATAAAGACTTTGACATCATTCCCAATACGTTTGTCAGGCTTGATCAAGCAAGACCTGCTTTTTACGAACTGGGAGTCCGTTCTCAATATCAAGGAAATCTTTGGGCTGGGCTTTCCTACAGAAATGATAATACGCTTGTTAATATGTTGGGTATTCACTTTAAAGAAAAATATAAAATAGGATATGCATTTGAATACAAATGGGGAGAAGTTTCTCAATACAACAGTGGTTCACATGAAGTTGTGCTAGGAATAAGATTGTTTGACCAGAACAAGCCAGGTATAAGTATGTGGTAA
- a CDS encoding cadherin domain-containing protein, translating into MKNKLLLTIILFLTWVGAQAHSGGVWIANDGCGHWYAIVFHYHNNSSGGSVSGSAKAGLYIDYDQDGVFNVNGQTYAYTNAAGFTTSDGDFQRFTDWINLSDKSMSANAFANNAATQTEVLNWLNANKNFGKNYSLTVAIDAGNYSSTWYEALVAPIKPLSPGVYKTSTSTSSMVETPVGYTNPFNLNYTPTNFTGTLTTQSTCGETLQIEASLTQTCVEEYGLVYSLTNQLPSVGDADATKQVLWNGVATDFTNEALDYTVNVDAADEFKDHYLRTYYLQNVSGTYFYVYSPLITAMPLDPDLDCDGDGISNGQELDTSDTNKDTDGDEIPDYRDQDSNNDGTSDSEDTGAPDCDEDGVKDFQDLNNDPGIQSQPSNASACDLSNATFSVTATGGGLSYQWQVNEGSGFVDLVNDNTYSNASSSTLNISAATLGMDGFLYRCVINSSSCNTSSTSENASLTINFVSAPVSTDVTYNLDETAAALSTHITGQNLTYYDAENGGTGVVHEITPSTNNVGVSEYWVSQTVDGCESARSKVTVTVEFPYALGGSASAKSSLYALNSKVDESVTITGSGDITDPKVYVNTGYQTGDKLQSGIDLPSGISANFDANSGSLNFTGTASAAVWQEIFRNVMFSSSSSNMDDRTIAFILENSISLKVNGKDHYYQYISGSKTWAQAKTAAEAMTFLGLPGYLATVTSQNENDFIENKLASDGWIAGSDDHNFINAAVGSTLYASQASAEGKWYWVSGPEKGVAISNGNASPVAVGDAFINWNPGEPNNSSGEHYMQLYSTQNGKWNDLPGGYSLNGFVVEYGGYEDEESPSILHSRVFSFDQDADISITVNDIDENSTAGTVLDQLHVSGIDEDMNITFALTSGEGDTDNNLFSIVDGELVSSSSFDYESKSSLSIKVKASDELGGSFEKVLVISVNNLNDNAPIIAANQSFDIDENSAENTVVGTVSVSDADGSTTYENWSITAGNTNEAFQIDANTGKISVKTTDLDYEAVGAYNLTVTVQDGANTSSAVDLTIEINNLNDNAPVIVANQSFNIDENSAQNTVVGTVAVSDADGATTYENWTITAGNTNEAFQIDANTGEISVKTTDLDYEAVGAYILTVTVQDGANTSSAVDLTIDINNLNDNAPVIAANQSFNIDENNAQNTVVGTVAVSDADGATTYENWTITAGNTNEAFQIDTNTGEISVKTTDLDYEAVGAYTLTLTVQDGANTSSAVDLTIDINNLNDNAPVIAANQSFNIDENSAQNTVVGTVAVSDADGSTTYENWTITSGNTNEAFQIDANTGEISVQTTDLDYEAVAAYTLTVSVEDGVNTAAAVDLTIGINNLNDNAPVIAANQSFDIDENSVQHTVVGAVAVSDADGTTTYENWSITAGNTNEAFQIDANTGELSVKTTDLDYEAVGAYTLTVTVQDGANTSEAVELTLDVNNQNDNTPIISANQSFDIDENSAQNTVVGSVSVSDADGTTTYENWIITAGNTNEAFQIDASTGEISVKTTDLDYEAVGNYALTLTVQDGANTSAAVELSIDINNLNDNAPIIASNQSFDIDENSAQNTVVGSVSVSDADGTTTYENWIITAGNTNEAFQIDASTGEISVKTTDLDYEAVGNYTLTLTVQDGANTSAAVELSIDINNLNDNAPIIAANQSFDIDENSAENTVVGSVSVNDADGSTTYEKWTITAGNTNEAFQIDTNTGELSVKATDLDYEAVGSYTLTLTVQDGANTSAAGNVLVKINNLNDNAPVITANQSFSINENSVENSLVGTVKATDADGTQQQFTWNLISEENEKAFAIDANNGIIKVLNSSLLDAERKTQFVAEVIASDGVHQFSSEITINVLNINDNEPGIAENQSFTIEENLSDETNIGQIVASDADAASVLGNWEILSGNTDDAFELDPNTGVLSVNNSAALDFETRSTYTLNVKVTDGELESNVAVIVIQITDLNDLAPIIENNISFSIAENEPIGTELGMIRATDKDGNTELTNWTIISGNDQNAFSINENTGLLVVNNSGALDYEKVNQFTLGITVSDGINTSNVSEISVAIENVNDNAPSSLSLSNTQLHEADASGTEVGYFTTADADVIDNFTYQLVSGEGDDDNDYFQIIDDELFTSKPLDFDYNSRLKIRVRTEDSGGNAFEANFSITVTANMEIELSIPTAFTPNGDGSNDTWEIDRMGNYPKSTIRIYNSDGIEVFKNTGYTQQWDGYYNGKLMSIGNYYYIIQLNDSTGKVYKGSVMIIK; encoded by the coding sequence ATGAAAAACAAATTATTACTTACAATTATCCTATTTCTTACTTGGGTAGGAGCACAAGCCCACTCAGGTGGGGTATGGATAGCCAATGATGGATGTGGTCATTGGTACGCCATTGTATTTCACTATCATAACAATAGTAGTGGAGGGTCTGTTTCTGGCTCTGCAAAAGCTGGACTTTATATTGACTACGACCAGGATGGTGTATTCAACGTGAATGGACAAACATACGCCTATACCAATGCTGCCGGTTTTACGACTAGCGATGGAGACTTTCAGAGATTTACTGATTGGATTAACCTTTCTGATAAGTCAATGTCAGCTAATGCATTTGCAAATAATGCAGCTACTCAAACTGAGGTGCTAAATTGGCTCAATGCTAATAAAAACTTTGGAAAAAATTACTCTTTAACTGTAGCCATTGATGCGGGAAACTATTCTAGTACATGGTACGAAGCATTAGTCGCACCAATTAAGCCCTTATCGCCTGGAGTTTATAAAACATCGACTTCAACCTCCTCAATGGTGGAAACTCCTGTTGGTTATACTAACCCATTTAACTTAAACTATACTCCTACTAATTTCACTGGAACTCTAACAACTCAGAGCACCTGTGGAGAGACTTTACAAATTGAAGCAAGTTTAACACAGACTTGTGTTGAAGAATATGGTTTGGTTTATTCCTTGACTAACCAATTACCTTCAGTAGGGGATGCAGACGCAACAAAACAAGTATTATGGAATGGTGTTGCCACTGATTTTACCAATGAGGCACTTGACTATACCGTAAATGTAGATGCAGCAGATGAATTTAAAGATCATTACCTAAGAACATACTATTTACAAAATGTGTCGGGTACTTATTTTTATGTTTATTCACCTTTGATTACTGCCATGCCTTTGGATCCCGACTTAGATTGTGACGGTGATGGAATATCAAATGGCCAAGAGTTAGATACATCTGATACTAATAAAGATACTGATGGTGATGAAATACCTGATTACCGAGATCAAGATTCCAATAATGATGGGACTTCCGATAGTGAAGATACAGGAGCTCCCGATTGTGATGAGGATGGTGTTAAGGATTTTCAAGATTTAAATAATGATCCAGGGATTCAGTCACAGCCATCCAATGCTTCTGCGTGTGACCTCAGCAACGCAACTTTCAGTGTAACTGCTACGGGAGGAGGATTATCCTATCAGTGGCAAGTGAATGAAGGGTCGGGTTTTGTGGATTTAGTAAATGATAACACTTACAGTAATGCATCAAGCAGTACATTGAATATCTCTGCGGCCACCTTGGGTATGGATGGCTTCCTCTACAGATGTGTTATTAATTCTTCTTCATGTAATACTTCTTCAACTTCCGAGAATGCAAGCTTAACCATCAATTTTGTTAGTGCGCCTGTATCAACGGATGTCACATATAATCTTGATGAAACAGCTGCCGCTTTAAGCACACATATTACAGGTCAAAATTTGACTTACTATGATGCTGAAAACGGAGGTACTGGTGTTGTTCATGAAATAACTCCTTCTACAAATAATGTTGGAGTTAGCGAATACTGGGTAAGTCAGACTGTTGATGGATGTGAATCCGCAAGGTCTAAAGTAACTGTAACTGTGGAATTTCCATATGCATTAGGAGGTTCTGCTAGCGCAAAAAGCAGCTTGTATGCTCTCAATAGTAAAGTTGATGAGTCTGTCACAATCACTGGTAGTGGTGATATAACAGACCCAAAAGTTTATGTTAACACGGGCTATCAAACTGGTGACAAGCTGCAATCAGGAATTGATTTGCCTTCAGGTATTTCAGCTAACTTTGACGCTAATAGCGGTAGTTTAAATTTCACCGGAACTGCTAGTGCAGCAGTTTGGCAAGAAATATTTAGAAATGTGATGTTCTCTTCTAGTTCTTCAAATATGGATGACAGAACAATTGCATTTATTTTAGAGAATAGTATCAGTCTAAAAGTAAATGGCAAAGATCACTATTATCAATATATATCAGGTAGCAAAACGTGGGCTCAGGCAAAGACAGCAGCGGAAGCTATGACATTCTTAGGATTGCCAGGATACTTAGCGACAGTCACTTCGCAAAATGAAAATGACTTTATTGAAAATAAATTAGCTAGTGATGGGTGGATTGCAGGATCAGATGACCACAATTTCATAAATGCTGCAGTTGGTTCCACATTGTATGCAAGTCAAGCTAGTGCAGAAGGGAAATGGTATTGGGTGAGTGGACCAGAAAAGGGAGTAGCTATTTCAAACGGCAACGCTTCACCAGTAGCAGTAGGGGATGCTTTTATTAATTGGAATCCAGGGGAACCAAATAATTCATCGGGCGAACACTATATGCAATTATATTCCACGCAAAATGGAAAGTGGAATGATCTGCCTGGTGGATATAGCCTTAATGGCTTTGTGGTAGAATATGGAGGATACGAAGATGAAGAGTCGCCAAGTATCCTGCATAGCAGAGTTTTTTCATTTGACCAAGATGCAGATATTTCTATTACTGTAAATGACATTGATGAAAATAGTACAGCTGGTACAGTCTTAGATCAATTACATGTTTCCGGAATCGATGAGGACATGAATATTACTTTCGCATTGACCAGTGGCGAGGGTGATACTGACAATAATCTATTTTCAATAGTTGATGGCGAATTAGTTAGCAGCAGCAGCTTCGACTATGAAAGCAAATCAAGTTTAAGCATAAAAGTAAAAGCTTCAGATGAACTTGGAGGCAGTTTTGAAAAAGTATTAGTTATTTCGGTCAATAATCTTAATGATAATGCACCAATAATAGCTGCTAATCAGTCATTTGATATTGATGAGAATAGTGCAGAAAACACGGTAGTAGGAACTGTTTCAGTAAGCGATGCAGACGGCAGCACTACTTATGAAAACTGGAGCATCACGGCAGGGAATACAAACGAAGCCTTCCAAATTGATGCGAATACAGGAAAGATTTCAGTAAAAACCACTGATTTGGATTATGAAGCAGTAGGTGCTTATAACTTAACTGTAACAGTTCAAGATGGAGCGAACACTTCTTCAGCTGTTGATTTAACTATTGAAATCAACAACTTGAACGACAATGCTCCAGTAATTGTAGCAAATCAATCATTTAATATTGATGAGAATAGTGCTCAAAATACGGTAGTGGGTACAGTTGCAGTAAGCGATGCAGACGGAGCCACTACTTATGAAAATTGGACCATCACGGCAGGGAATACAAACGAAGCCTTCCAAATTGATGCCAATACCGGGGAAATCTCAGTAAAGACTACAGACTTGGATTATGAAGCAGTAGGTGCTTATATCTTAACTGTAACAGTTCAAGATGGAGCGAACACTTCTTCTGCGGTTGATTTGACAATTGATATCAATAATTTAAATGACAATGCTCCAGTAATTGCAGCAAATCAATCATTTAATATTGATGAGAACAATGCTCAAAATACGGTAGTGGGTACAGTTGCAGTAAGCGATGCAGACGGAGCAACTACTTACGAGAATTGGACTATTACGGCTGGAAATACGAACGAAGCCTTCCAAATTGATACCAATACCGGAGAAATCTCAGTAAAGACTACAGACTTGGATTATGAAGCAGTAGGTGCTTATACCTTAACTTTGACAGTTCAGGATGGAGCGAACACTTCTTCTGCGGTTGATTTGACAATTGACATCAATAATTTAAATGACAATGCTCCAGTAATTGCAGCAAATCAATCATTTAATATTGATGAGAATAGTGCTCAAAATACGGTAGTGGGTACAGTTGCAGTAAGCGATGCAGATGGCAGCACTACTTATGAAAACTGGACGATCACATCAGGCAATACGAACGAAGCCTTCCAGATTGATGCCAATACAGGCGAGATTTCAGTACAAACTACTGATTTGGATTATGAAGCAGTAGCTGCTTATACTTTAACAGTATCAGTTGAAGACGGAGTAAATACTGCAGCAGCAGTGGATTTGACAATTGGGATCAATAACCTGAATGATAATGCACCGGTAATCGCTGCTAATCAGTCATTCGATATTGATGAGAACAGTGTTCAGCATACAGTAGTAGGTGCTGTTGCGGTAAGCGATGCAGATGGCACGACTACTTATGAAAACTGGTCGATTACAGCTGGAAATACAAACGAAGCCTTCCAGATTGATGCCAATACCGGTGAGCTATCCGTAAAAACTACTGACTTGGATTATGAAGCAGTGGGAGCTTATACTTTGACGGTAACAGTTCAAGATGGAGCAAATACTTCTGAAGCAGTAGAATTGACCCTTGATGTGAACAATCAAAATGACAATACCCCGATAATCTCTGCTAATCAGTCATTCGATATAGATGAAAATAGTGCTCAAAATACAGTAGTAGGTTCTGTTTCGGTAAGTGATGCAGACGGCACGACTACTTACGAAAACTGGATCATCACAGCAGGTAACACTAACGAAGCCTTCCAGATTGATGCAAGTACTGGAGAAATCTCAGTAAAGACTACTGACTTGGATTATGAAGCAGTGGGTAATTACGCTTTGACGCTAACAGTTCAAGATGGAGCGAATACATCAGCAGCAGTTGAATTATCAATTGACATCAATAATTTGAATGATAATGCACCGATAATCGCATCTAATCAATCATTCGATATAGATGAAAATAGTGCTCAAAATACAGTAGTAGGTTCTGTTTCGGTAAGCGATGCAGACGGCACGACTACTTACGAAAACTGGATCATCACAGCGGGTAACACCAACGAAGCCTTCCAGATTGATGCAAGTACTGGAGAAATCTCAGTAAAGACTACTGACTTGGATTATGAAGCAGTGGGTAATTACACTTTGACGCTAACAGTTCAAGATGGAGCGAATACATCAGCAGCAGTTGAATTATCAATTGACATCAATAATTTGAATGATAATGCACCGATAATCGCAGCAAATCAGTCATTCGATATTGATGAAAACAGTGCTGAGAATACGGTAGTAGGATCAGTTTCTGTAAACGATGCAGACGGTAGTACTACTTATGAGAAATGGACGATTACAGCTGGCAATACGAATGAGGCTTTCCAGATTGATACCAATACCGGTGAGCTATCAGTAAAAGCTACTGACTTGGATTATGAAGCAGTAGGTTCTTATACTTTGACCTTAACAGTTCAAGATGGAGCGAACACTTCAGCAGCAGGAAATGTACTAGTTAAAATCAATAACTTGAATGATAATGCACCAGTAATCACAGCGAATCAAAGCTTTAGCATAAATGAAAATTCAGTAGAAAATAGCTTAGTGGGTACTGTAAAAGCCACAGATGCGGATGGTACCCAACAACAATTTACATGGAATCTAATTAGTGAAGAAAATGAAAAGGCTTTTGCTATTGATGCAAACAATGGAATTATCAAAGTATTGAATTCTTCTTTGCTTGATGCAGAGAGAAAGACTCAATTTGTAGCAGAGGTAATCGCTAGTGATGGTGTTCATCAATTCAGTTCTGAAATAACCATCAATGTTTTAAATATCAATGACAACGAACCTGGAATTGCTGAAAATCAAAGCTTCACAATTGAAGAGAATTTATCTGATGAGACTAATATAGGTCAAATAGTGGCTTCAGATGCAGACGCGGCATCCGTACTTGGGAATTGGGAAATTTTGAGCGGCAATACTGATGATGCATTCGAATTAGATCCAAACACGGGGGTTTTGAGTGTAAATAATAGTGCTGCATTGGATTTTGAAACTAGAAGTACTTACACATTAAATGTGAAAGTAACCGATGGTGAACTAGAAAGTAATGTAGCAGTAATTGTTATTCAAATAACAGATTTGAATGATTTAGCACCTATAATTGAAAATAATATAAGTTTCTCTATTGCAGAAAATGAGCCAATAGGAACTGAGTTAGGAATGATTAGAGCTACTGATAAGGATGGTAATACTGAACTGACCAATTGGACAATAATTTCAGGTAACGATCAAAATGCATTTAGCATAAATGAGAATACTGGTTTGCTTGTAGTTAATAATTCCGGTGCGCTAGATTATGAAAAAGTAAATCAGTTCACTTTAGGAATTACTGTTTCGGATGGAATAAATACTAGTAATGTAAGCGAGATTAGTGTTGCAATTGAAAATGTCAATGATAATGCACCATCATCATTAAGTTTAAGCAATACTCAACTACATGAAGCAGACGCAAGCGGAACAGAAGTAGGGTATTTCACCACTGCTGATGCAGATGTAATTGATAATTTTACCTATCAACTGGTGAGCGGAGAAGGGGATGATGATAATGATTATTTTCAAATAATTGATGATGAATTATTCACAAGTAAACCATTGGATTTCGATTATAATAGCAGGCTGAAAATACGAGTAAGAACAGAAGATAGTGGTGGCAATGCATTTGAAGCTAATTTCAGCATCACCGTGACGGCTAATATGGAAATCGAACTAAGTATTCCAACGGCTTTCACACCCAATGGCGATGGAAGCAATGATACTTGGGAAATCGATAGAATGGGCAATTATCCTAAGAGTACTATTAGAATTTATAATAGTGATGGAATTGAGGTGTTCAAAAATACTGGATACACCCAACAGTGGGATGGCTACTATAATGGAAAATTAATGTCTATTGGTAATTATTACTACATCATTCAACTTAATGATAGCACTGGTAAGGTTTATAAGGGCAGTGTAATGATCATTAAATAA
- a CDS encoding RNA polymerase sigma factor, producing MINEKNCLEAIAKGSEEALEQLYNEYADRVYNTLISYTKNSEDAEELLQDVFVTLYNSVANFEHNSAVSTWIYRIAVNKALDFIRKRNSKKRFGIFTSLYSKESGEMKYDSIEFVHPGIQMENKEDAAFLFKAIESLPENQKTAFILTQIEGLPQKKVGEIMEQSRKSVESLVQRAKANLKVELKKFFPERGKK from the coding sequence ATGATTAACGAAAAAAACTGTTTAGAAGCTATTGCAAAAGGAAGTGAAGAAGCTTTGGAACAGTTGTATAATGAGTATGCTGACCGGGTTTACAATACTTTAATTAGCTATACCAAAAATTCGGAAGATGCAGAAGAACTGCTCCAAGATGTGTTTGTGACCCTTTACAATTCTGTAGCAAATTTTGAGCATAACTCTGCTGTTAGTACATGGATTTACCGCATAGCTGTGAATAAGGCATTAGATTTTATACGGAAGAGAAATAGTAAAAAGCGCTTTGGAATTTTCACTTCTCTTTATTCAAAAGAATCAGGTGAAATGAAATATGATTCCATTGAATTTGTGCATCCTGGCATACAAATGGAAAACAAAGAAGATGCAGCTTTTTTATTTAAAGCAATAGAGTCACTGCCTGAAAACCAGAAAACTGCATTCATTCTAACTCAAATTGAAGGCTTACCACAGAAAAAGGTGGGAGAAATAATGGAGCAAAGTAGGAAATCAGTAGAGTCTTTAGTGCAAAGGGCTAAAGCAAATTTAAAAGTAGAACTAAAAAAATTCTTCCCAGAGCGAGGGAAAAAATAA
- a CDS encoding medium chain dehydrogenase/reductase family protein, whose amino-acid sequence MEYNRMVISEYGAPDVLKKVTEKELPIPQAGEVRVKVLTTSACFTDTLIRRGIYPAVRNKPPFSPGYDLVGVIDALGEGVENVTVGQKVADLTVIGAYTEYICLKAESIVVVPEELDNAEAVSMVLSYLTAYQMLHRFTKLKNGDTVLIHAASGAVGTALIQLGKLMNLKMYGTASKGKNELVEKMGAIPIDYKNEDFEAIIKEKEPNGIDAVFDPIGGSYFPKSLSLLKKKGTLVAYGYQSSADGNGGNVILDFFKVLFWNLLPTKPNAKFYVITSERKKHPDWFQEDLKALFTLLTEKQIKPLIGKIMKLEEAAEAHKLVENYMVEGKIVLKVNK is encoded by the coding sequence ATGGAATACAATAGAATGGTAATTTCGGAATATGGGGCACCAGATGTCTTGAAGAAGGTTACAGAAAAGGAGCTCCCGATTCCTCAAGCTGGCGAAGTAAGAGTTAAGGTACTGACTACCAGTGCCTGCTTTACGGATACATTAATTCGTAGAGGTATTTATCCAGCGGTTAGAAATAAACCACCTTTTTCACCAGGCTACGATTTGGTTGGTGTGATAGATGCTTTGGGGGAAGGAGTAGAAAATGTAACTGTGGGACAAAAAGTAGCGGATTTGACCGTTATTGGAGCCTACACTGAATACATTTGCCTGAAGGCAGAATCTATTGTAGTTGTCCCCGAAGAATTAGATAATGCAGAAGCCGTAAGTATGGTTTTATCTTACCTAACTGCATATCAAATGCTGCACAGATTTACTAAGTTGAAAAATGGAGACACTGTTTTAATTCATGCTGCTTCAGGAGCTGTAGGTACCGCACTAATACAATTAGGCAAACTCATGAATTTGAAGATGTACGGCACTGCTTCTAAAGGTAAAAATGAGTTAGTAGAAAAAATGGGGGCAATTCCCATTGACTATAAAAATGAAGACTTCGAAGCGATAATCAAGGAGAAAGAACCGAATGGTATCGATGCTGTATTTGACCCAATTGGTGGAAGTTATTTTCCGAAATCTTTAAGCCTTTTGAAGAAGAAAGGAACCTTAGTCGCCTATGGTTACCAAAGTTCGGCAGACGGGAATGGGGGTAATGTAATCCTCGATTTTTTCAAGGTCCTGTTTTGGAATTTGCTTCCTACAAAGCCCAATGCTAAATTTTATGTGATCACTTCGGAGAGAAAAAAACACCCTGATTGGTTTCAGGAAGATTTAAAAGCTTTATTCACGCTTTTGACGGAAAAACAAATCAAACCACTTATCGGAAAGATTATGAAATTAGAAGAGGCAGCAGAAGCCCATAAACTGGTCGAGAATTACATGGTTGAGGGAAAGATTGTTTTGAAAGTTAATAAGTGA